One Algoriphagus sp. Y33 genomic window, GATTCCCAGTTGTTTAAGCTGGAGAAACTGCTTTCAAAGCTTAATAGGCATTTTGAAATTAGGTATAACGAAGGACTTGAGCTACTCACTGTACTTCATCCGAAAAATGATTCTATATCAACGCTATTAGAAGGCTATGAGGTGCTATTAGAGCAAAGCACAAGGAATACGGTTCAGATCGTCCGAAGGATAAAATAAGCTTTATAAAAGTCATTTATGAATGGGTGAGGGTATTTGGACAAAAATCAATATTTTCAGGTTATCCGAACTCAAAAACCTAAATCATGAAAACCAGAAGATTATTTTTGCAAAAGGCCAGTCTGTCAGCTATGGCATTGGCTGTACCTGCTTTTAACCCTCTTTCAGCTATGACAAATTCTATGAATATTGTTTCCAAAGATTCCGAAGTACTTCGAGTTGCCATTATGGGCTTGGGAAGCTATGGTACAAGAGTCGCGGAAGCGATTCAAGATTGTAATCGTGTAAAACTTGTTGGAGTGATCAGCGGCACTCCTTCCAAAGTGGAAGATTGGAAATCAACCTATAATATCCCTGCTAAGAACTGTTACGATTACGATAATTTCGATGCGATAAAAGATAATCCTGATATCGATGCCGTATACGTAATCACTCCCAATGCCTTGCACAAAGATCAGGTAATCCGGGTGGCAAAAGCTGGGAAGCATGCTATCTGTGAAAAGCCTATGGCTATCAGTGCAGAAGATGGGCAGGCCATGGTAGATGCTTGTAAAACAGCCGGCGTTCATCTACTGATAGGTTATCGTATGCACTTTGAGCCGAATACACTGGAAGTGATCAGGATGCGTAAAGATGGAGAATTGGGAGAAATTCGATTCTTCCAGGGCTTATGTGGTTTTGTGATCGGCGACCCAACTCAGTGGCGCTTGGATCGGATACTTTCAGGTGGAGGAGCGATGATGGATATTGGGATTTATGCTATTAACGGAGCAAGATATATGATAGGCGAAGAGCCGATATGGGTGACCGCTCAAGAGGTGAAAACCGATTCTGAAAAATTTAAAGAAGGAATAGACGAGACGATTACCTTCCAACTTGGCTTTCC contains:
- a CDS encoding Gfo/Idh/MocA family protein, yielding MKTRRLFLQKASLSAMALAVPAFNPLSAMTNSMNIVSKDSEVLRVAIMGLGSYGTRVAEAIQDCNRVKLVGVISGTPSKVEDWKSTYNIPAKNCYDYDNFDAIKDNPDIDAVYVITPNALHKDQVIRVAKAGKHAICEKPMAISAEDGQAMVDACKTAGVHLLIGYRMHFEPNTLEVIRMRKDGELGEIRFFQGLCGFVIGDPTQWRLDRILSGGGAMMDIGIYAINGARYMIGEEPIWVTAQEVKTDSEKFKEGIDETITFQLGFPNGVIASCLSTYNMNNLDRFYLNGSNGWVEMQPSTGYGPIEGQTHAGPLTEPIVTHQTVQMDEMAAIIFEGKQPEVPVNGEEGVKDMKIIDAIFEAVKTGEKVALNLS